A segment of the Phoenix dactylifera cultivar Barhee BC4 chromosome 15, palm_55x_up_171113_PBpolish2nd_filt_p, whole genome shotgun sequence genome:
CAAAAATATTGCAAAACAGGACTGCTGCTTAACTAACAAACCGAAGTCATGAAAAAAGAATAATGGAACAAGAAACAGAAACAAAGCCCATGCTTTCACAAGGGACAAGAAAAACAAGAATATTTATAGCAGTTCAAACTTAATGAATTGTGAAGAATTGGTTAATGGTCAGAATTCTAGATTTTGAAGCataaggaagaaaataaaatctCCTTAAAGAAAAGCTTGATCATTCAAAGACAGACTAAACAAGTAAAATAAAACTGACGTGATAGCATGGCATCCTGAGAGTGTTTGATGGAATAACTCAGAACTATGAGCCAGTAATGATATGACATTTTATAGCATTTCTGCGTAAGAACCAAACACaacattgttttttttaaaaacaaaaatctattgtGCCATCATGATAATCCCAAAATCAACTAAAAATCTGATTTTCCAAAATGAAATTGGAAACTATATTACAGTTATATTATGACTGCAGGTAATAAATAGAGGGGCAAGACGCtgaaaagaaaaccaaaattaTATCTTAAAACCAAAAATATGATTGATAAAAGCCTTGCCCAGGGTTCGCCGTACCAGGCCAAACCGAACGGTACACCCCGTACCGGGTTCAGTACCAGTACCCTATATGAGAGGCGTACAGAGTGTCGGTACGCTGAAAGGACATCATAACATACCGTGCCAATATGGTGCTAGTCTAGTACcagtaaggctgcaaatgggtcgggttaacccgtgacccgacccgcGTAGAATTTTAGGACCCACGGGGCCGGGTCCTAAATTTGGACATGTTCTATTTTTCGAGTCCGGTCTGGGTCAACCCAATCTCACTCCGACGcggcccgacccgacccattttttTTGGGTCAATTTTGGATCGTTTATCAAAAGATctgatccgatccgacccgaacTTGGATTACCCGTTTAGACCCGCAGGCCGCAAGCCTAGATCTGGAGGGCCATAGGCCGCCAACTTCTCCTCCGAGGTCTCGTTGCCCGAGGCCGGATCCTCACTCCGTCTCCTCACGTACCGAGCAGACTCATCGGGGGATGTCGACACTGTGCTTTTGGACGAGGTCGTGGAATGGGGTTTTGCCGGTCGGGAGCTCAAGGAGGGCGTCGAAGCTGTAGACGTCAGAGTGAGGGGTGAAAAAGCGGGAACAGGGGTGGCGGGTCTCCGGGGCGCagtagaagagggaggaggggaggTGGTCGTCGTCGTCGTGGGAGGGGAGGAGCCAGGGAACGAGGCCATAGTCAATGAAGCAGGACTCGAAGTCGCCACCAAGGAGAACGTTGGACGTTGGAGGTTTTGGAATCCGAGCCCCCTGTCTGGCAGAGGAACCCTAGATCTGAAGAAGTCGAGAAGACCCTTCCTTCCCAAATTGATCTCCCCCTTCTGCACGCCCGTGCATCTCTTCTGTGTTCGGCAACTTCGGCGTGCTTCGTCCCTTCTCCCAAGGTATGTCCCTCCTCCGaaaccctcttcctcctccttggatctcaCTTGCGACCCCGAcaccaccctcttcctcctcggATTTCACCTGCAACCCCAGACCCACCCTCTTACTCCTCGGATCTCACCTGCAACCCAAATGCCACACTTTTCCCCCTCGGATCTTACCCCGATCACGATGCCATGCACCCTCTTCCAACTCCTCCTTAGATCTCACATGTGACCCTAACGTCGCCCTCTCTAGACAttgccctcctcctccttcgatCTCACATGCAAACATGATGCCGACATCTCCCGATGCtgttttcttcctcctcctctcccctcTTTGACATGCCGCCGTCACTTACTCGCATATGCGAACCTGACCCGGATCCGACCcagacccgactcggaccctaATTATTCGGGTTGGGTCtgggttatacatggacccgaccCGGATCAGACCCGAATTATTCGGGTCGAGTCCAAGTTATACATAGATCCGACCTGACCCAAATGACccattgggtccaaaattatggttgtggacccgacccaacccaatCTTCAATTGGGTGAAgactgggtcgggtctgggtctaTAATTAGGATCTGAACGAGAAATCGGATCGGGTCAAAGTCACTcaagatccgacccgacccatttgcacccctaggcACCAGTAtagggtccggtaccgagatgaCGAACCTTAGCCTTGCCTAGTAGTTTGTGCCTCAATTAACAAATCCTTCAATCACCATTGCCACCAAATCAATGACTTGGCATTCTACCTCCAAAACCATAACTATTTCAAATCTCCTTGACCACAGATCCTAACCAGTTTATCTTCTCATTCCATGCCTCTTTCTTGACCTTCCGATATGAAACCAAACCAACTTCTAAGTTCTAACCAAGTCTTTTTTTATTGCACCTGCTCACGCCATCCAAGGGTGCTTTGGCAGTTTAATATTAACCTAagacatatttttctttttgacttACAAAGACCCTGTCTGCTATTATAACAAAACTCTTGGAGGTATGACTCCACCCACATTTGACCcaatttttgatatatttacAGAAGTACCAATTATGAGACAGACTAGCCAGGAACGATTCTAAtggttcttttccttttctcccgtttattccaaaaaaaattagctctttttctttctatttccaCTCCATACAAAAGGCACATGTATGACACATGCCAAATAGTAGTCCTAATAGTCCACAAGAAACAAAACCGAACTACAATCACTCTTAGCTAGAACCATGGAAGGGGAAGGGAAGTCATGATCCCAACTTACCGGTCAAGCTATATAAAGCAAACTCTGATACCCGGTTAGCATGTCAAGTGACCTCTCTTGGCAAACATGAGGTAGCATTAAGAAAAAGGATAGCTCAGCAAGCATACCACTGCAGAGACGGTGAGATTTGCAAGTATATGTGTTGTAGGGAGGCGGCCAATCTATGACCGCCTGAGAATCACCTTCGAACTAAAGTGAGGAGACATGGATATTCACTTATCTGCAAGGCCCTCtttttattttgtatgtatTAACTGCCATCTTGAAAGGTTAGCCTGAGTCATTGACTCGAGGACTGTCAAGCTGGGGGCTGCAGGAGCGGTCTCATGAATGTGACGGTGATTACCAACCAGGCATTTGCTGGGAACAACAAACGATTCGAAAATACAAACACCGAACATTCTGATTAGGAAAGAAGCAACTATTAAAAGAAATAGATGATCAGGAATTTTATTTGTGAATAAATACAAATGACTCTAAGGAAAATATTTGAGCCTTCTATTGTTATATGGGCTTTCAGCCGTGCCTTGATTAGACTGTGGTAAACATGGGGCACACAGTAGCCACacacatacaaatatatatagacatgtgACAAAGCCCAGATAATAATGATAGGTGCCTATTTGCTACTAATCTAACAAGCATATTACATAAATATCAGTATTGACAAGTCCTTTCTAACTTTAAGGCAAGAATACTATCGAAACAACTAATGGGAGACTCCAAATGAAAAGGACTAAAATTAATGCTACTCATAGATCTGgtgatctcacaaaagaataaTATTATTACTTATTGTGCCCAGGCAAAAAGATATcataagagaaaagaaaatagttAACATAAATCACAAAATGGAGATACCATGGAGTTCCAGAATAGTTAAAGAGGAAGAATGTCGCTCTTTCAATCACAAGAATTTCAGACAAAATCATCATCACCACACTCTCAACTCTCAAGCAAGAACAATGAAAAAAAGATATTCAAAAACATAAACAAGATCcataggaaaaaaataaagataccaTCAGAGAAAAATAGGTTGCATCAATCTAGACATCAAACTGTCTCAGACGACCGTCGTGAGAAACATTAACTTATTCTCATCATATGGTGCATCCATATATTTTCACTTGaaataagaaattaaaagtGCACATAACTTATTGGGGAAAAAAAGCATCTATGGTAAAAatggaaaagaggaaaaaatatagagaaaaagaaaaagaaaatggagaTAAGAAATCACGCCATCAACCAGCACTTATTGTCTAACTTTACAATCATTTGCTACAAAATTATCAAAGGCTCAAGGCACACAACACATTTTGGTCTCTTTTAGCCTAGGCACAAGGAGCAATGCAAGGAGCGCGCCTTGACGAATTGAGGCACAAAAAACACACAAAATTACTACTAATTATGAATTGTATAAAAATATTAGGTTGCATCAAATATCCAAATGCAACAGGGGACTTAGACcaaaaataagaagaagatAATACCCTGTTTCAGCATGAAGGAAAAAAAGGGATTTAGTACCCAGTTTCGCATCAGCAAACcagaagaagaataaaaagagagaggctttgtCCCCTCACATCAGCAGAACAAGAAAAAGGATTAAAGAAAGACTAGGCACCCTGTTTGTCATCacacagcagcagcagctgctgagaagaagatgatgatgaaagaagaagaagacgacaaGGGACCAGTCCCCTGTTTCACAGAAAAAGATTTTGTCCCCCATTTCACATCAGCAAAACAAGAGAATGGAGAGGTTTGTTGCACCACCCTCAAACTGCCATGAGTTCCTCTTTTCCCACTTTTCATCACTGCTGAAGTCAATTAATTTCTGAAGACTTTACTTTTAATTGTGAAGCTTTGATCAGCTTTAATCAAAGTCTATGATCTAGTCCTGCAGAAGCCCAACAAATTGAGTTTATATAAGCAAGGCATGACCATTTTGTGCCCTAGTGCCTCAACAAGGAATACACATTTGTGCTACCTATGCACCTCACTGAAGGGGCTTTACCTCAACACAGGCAAGGCACTACTTAGGGTGGGCTTCACCTATGCTTTGCACCTAGGCGAGCCTTTCAAAAAACTGGTTTGCTGTCTCGTCGCTTTATACTGTTCTAGAAGTCAGTATCACTTTTTTCAGCAAAGAACTATATGAAGAGCATTGCAAATGAAAGGAAGAATGAAGAGTTACACaactaatatatattttaacatatttaaaataatatttagatATTAACTCTGGCTTCTTTATTTTTGTCATCCCATATAGCATTTTTTTTCCCGAAGGCTACATTTGTTTCAAGCATAAAGCAGGCATAAATCATAGACTAAGGCTAACACTTGTCAAACAACATTTGGGAAAGAGGCAAAACAAAGGAATAGTTATGCTAGTCAAATATGCTTGTGAAAAGCATTAGCTATTCCAAGGGAGAGCTGTCATAAATTATTCCTGGCATAAAAGTTATCATCCAAATGTTATTCCCAAATGTTgacccaaataaaaaaaatggaataATTCGTGGCATTATGATCCTCACAAGCCAAACTTTAgctattccctttttttttaatgaaagagCCAAACAAAGCCTAACTTCAGAAATTTCAAGGTACCATAGACTAAATGAATATATGTCTATAAGTAGAATTCAGGTTGGCTCGACATCCAAGTAGCACATGACTACTGACACATTTTACAATATCTGTATCTGACTAACCACCAAAGTTTTTCAAGTAGTCGGATTCAAGAAAATGTACCCTGTACAGGTCGAGCCAAATCGACACAAAAACGTCAAAAACATGTAAATAACTACACTGCAGCCTGACATACCTGATGTGGCGCTGCCTGATGAGGACCCTGGCATGATGGATAGATTTGGCCATTCCAGACTTGAACACCTGTGTCTGGAGCCGGCGCTCGAGGAAGTTCTCCACGGTGAGGGCCAGAACATAATCAAGCTTGTTCTGGTTCTCATCAAGAAGCCCGAACCGGTTCATCCGGCGCAAGAGGGCCTCTCCCTCAAATATCCTCCGTGGATTCTTCTCATCGAGGGTGAGGAGCTCCCTTGCAGCATTACGGATGCGACTCAGTGCATACTGGACCCTCCAAAGCTCCCGCTTGCACCGGAGCCCGTACTCTCCAACAAGCTTCAGCTCCGCATCCAAACGCTCCTTCTCATATGGACGACGGGGCTTCTTGAAAGTCTTCCCATCTATAGATATTAGTGTTATTCCGGTAAAACATCCCACATAATATAAATAATCGATAGCAATACTAAATcctcaaaaaggaaaaaaaaatacgaGCATAActaatcaaaatcaaaatctatttgatgaaaataaaatttagaagATGTAAGGTATAAACATATATCTCCCCATATATTGGAGATTTAACTGCTTTTAACATACAGATACAAATTGTTAAAATGGAGATCCAATTGTTCCAAACGAGTGTGATCGACTTATTATTCCAGTTCTCCCCATCAAATTGAACACCTCGGGATAAAAATCTCAATTTTTTTGAAGTAACAAATACCAACTGAATTCCCAATGCCTaaaataacaaagaaaaaaaacagtaGCAAAACAGATATTACGTAAATCTAGAGAAAGCATTAGAATATAATCTAGAAATAAAACGTACATCTAAAAAGGCCGATATCGCATCGATTAGGATTAACTCAACTAGATTGAAAAAACAATGAGCAAAATTAGCTATATTAATAGCAAAACGttccaaataaaaaagaaaaccgGCAAGAAACGATTGAAATCAACGATTAACGACTTCAAATCGAGTAATCTAGCGAGAGAGAACAAGATCTGGAATAAAGAACGAGGAGAGCAGGAAAGAGACTCACAGTTGCGGTAGAAGCTAACGTGGACCATGGCTTGTTACCTCGCCGTCTGCTCTCGCACGCTCGCTCCCTGAAGCCAAAGGAAAGAGGAGCAGCAGGAGGAGGGCCGAGAGATCGACCGCAAAACCCTAGATCGCCATTTTATAGGGCCACCCCGAAACCCTGGCTCGTGTCTTGGGCGACCCATTGGGCTTGGCCTGGCAATGAGGACTGGACCGGGTCGGCCATTTATGTTCATAGTGAATGGGCCAACACGACTGTTGATGTAATCGGTTTGGCCCATGAAGTTCGGACCGCTGGCCCAATAGAACATGTTAAAAACTTTGGAACGCCAGAGATGAGTCATATTTTCTCCTACTTTGTGATGATCATGCTTGTCTGTATACTATCTTGCTGATGCAGCTCCCAAGAGAGgggataaaaaaaatatctggAAGAGTCAATGGCTCAATATAGCTTTGTATGCATACAATGGGCATGAACTAAAAAGATGAGAAAGATCACATGATTTAAGTTCTTGCTGAGTGGTTAAAGTTTCTGTTTGTTTGATTGCTGCAACTTGAGCAATAGTTGATACTCTTAATTTGATCGCCCAAATCTCACGTTCAGGGATATGTCACTGGAAGTGTGTGGCTTCTGGTATTTGCATAAGAGGCGGGGTTGAGGACTGGGGGTTTGCTATCTTATCCCACTCAACTGCGATATTCATGGTAGGCGTAGGAATAGCAAAAAATAGGGTACCAGCAAAATTTGCCCTACTTGTACCTGaacttatttaaaattttgttaTCTAAAACCGTTCCAAGTCCGATTAAGAATTTGCCCAAAAATTCCAAATCCGTTCCATTAAAAAACCGTAAATCCGCGAGTATCTGAACTCGCCCGATCAATCTTTATTCGGATCAGGTTATTCCGGTCAGGTCTGGTACCTGAaccgaaattattaaaaaaaaaagagccaataatattaactaaaaataattataaataatttaGCAAATAATCTAAATACAAATGAGTTTTGTAGCTTATTGGTAAATGTGGTAGTTAGATGTCTTTGAGTTGGGAGATTCAAGTCTTCTcacaatatatatgtttttataaaattttataagatatatatatattatatttcatCAGCTTCGTGCAGCGGAAGGGCCAATTTCAAACCAATTCTAAACCCTAATgggttttaattttaaatcccaAACATGTTCCAAATCCTATAGGATTTTGCTGAATAGAATCCTAAGGTTCGGGATGGGTCGGATACCCAAAAAGACCCACCCGACTGGTATCTCTAGATAGGTGTTTGATAGCAATCTCAAAGACCTGAGACTCACCAGGCCTAGCAGAAACTTCTAATTTTGCTGCACAACAGACTTGAAGCAGACCTTTTGAGTGGTTTTTGGTAGCTTATAGGTATATGCAATGACCTGGATATTCCTCCTAAGTAGGTTATCCTTGGTGGGCAGCCTGTCATTTTAAGAGAGATCGAATTAATACAGAACATTCTCACCTTCAATAGGATCCTAGTTTGCCTCATAGCTCCATCCTCCATGCCGTTGATAAAGCAATTAGCTAATTTCCCCAAGTACAGGCCTTGTGAACTTCCTCTCAAGTCATACTACTACTAGAATATCACCCTGCCTTTTGAGAGACCAAATGAGCATTCTTTGCTTCAAGAGGATTCAAGTTTGTCATATGGAATTATTTGCCTGATAGTTCAGTCCACATCATTTGATAAGGAAAAGCATATTTCTCTCAATACAGGCCTCATGAACCTCCGCTCAACAACATACTACTGCTTCTGCTGCTAGTATTACTGATACTACCGCCACTACTATGATCTCTCACAGAGAGAACTACCATATATTTTCTTGTAAATTTTCTCCAGATGGTAGTCTATAATTCAGCTGCCAGCCATTCATGTCCCAAAGATCTGCACTCGAGCTTCTGGATCGGGCACTAGCTTAAAATGTTTAGTAAAGAGGATATGctaatgtaccaaaaaaaaaaaaaaaagtatatactAAACTTTAGTCAGATGCCCACTGTCCAGTTCAAATTGAATCCCAGCCCAATTGACCATTTAAACTAGCTACAGGCCACGAAGGTACCTTCCACCTTCACAAGGCCATCTCAGAATTGGAACCTGTAGAGTAAGAAATTAAAGATCACTATATCAGAGACTAGCTGGCTGCAAGAATAAGAAGTCATGACCTAAGGAGGCGCTAATAAAAGGCATTCGGTGCTTTGTTGAAGGGTATAGTAAGAGGAGGAAAGGAGTATagcaataaatataaatacataCAACAAAGATCCAAGGAGATCCTCCTCTGGGAAAAGGTAATTAAGACTACTTTTTTGAAGgatagagaaagagaaggaaaagagttACAGTTTTATGGATGTAAATTGTAATGATGGATGCGAAAAAGGCTCTAAATTATGTTTAAGGAATAAATAGATCCAAATGCCAAATGAGGACTTATCTGACCAAACCCCAATAATTCAGATGCCATTTGTTTTGGTTACAGTTATAATCATATTTGGGAGAAATTATAGAGTGGGAGAGAGATATACTCTGAATTACACAAGTACCCTGCA
Coding sequences within it:
- the LOC103720232 gene encoding 40S ribosomal protein S9-2-like, with amino-acid sequence MVHVSFYRNYGKTFKKPRRPYEKERLDAELKLVGEYGLRCKRELWRVQYALSRIRNAARELLTLDEKNPRRIFEGEALLRRMNRFGLLDENQNKLDYVLALTVENFLERRLQTQVFKSGMAKSIHHARVLIRQRHIRVGRQVVNIPSFMVRVDSAKHIDFALNSPFGGGRPGRVKRKNQKAAAKKAAGGDGDEEDED